In one Candidatus Leptovillus gracilis genomic region, the following are encoded:
- the minE gene encoding cell division topological specificity factor MinE, with protein MSWIDRLFGQKEKSGAVAKQRLQMVLIHDRSDVSPGVLEQIKDDIIEVIARRLSIDTEHVEISLTQDGRESCLVAEIPLLANGRTRA; from the coding sequence ATGAGCTGGATTGACCGGTTATTCGGCCAAAAAGAGAAAAGCGGCGCAGTCGCCAAGCAGCGCCTACAAATGGTTCTGATCCACGACCGCAGCGACGTTTCGCCGGGCGTGCTGGAGCAGATTAAGGATGACATTATTGAGGTCATCGCCAGACGGTTGTCTATTGACACAGAACACGTGGAGATCAGTTTGACCCAAGATGGGCGGGAGAGTTGTCTGGTGGCGGAGATTCCTTTGCTGGCAAACGGCCGTACCCGCGCCTGA
- a CDS encoding aminotransferase class I/II-fold pyridoxal phosphate-dependent enzyme: MNTTEPADRLALTPEMLWDVEHYKEEGLYFYLEATQELLPNGRVNVINHGEMIMLGGYSYLGLIGHPKINAAAKAAVDHYGTGTYGVRLLSGSLKLHNELETRIAEFKQADAAITMSSGYVTNLATISSLLRKGDTVICDKLNHASIVDGCLLSMAKFVRFRHNDMEHLELRLQQAEKNGRLLVIADAVFSMDGDIINLPEVSRLCKKYGAYLMIDEAHSVGVIGATGHGIEEHFGLPADTIDIKMGTLSKTIPSAGGYVAGNHDLINFLKHEARAFIFSAAVPPASAAAAKTAFDVIEEEPWRVQKIQNNYLRFADKLKEAGYNLLYTETAIVPVVCGATESAAKLARYCRDNGIFVQAIVAPVVPEGLARLRACISAAHTLEDIDYCADVIIEGGKKLGII, translated from the coding sequence ATGAATACAACAGAACCTGCGGACAGACTGGCTTTGACGCCAGAGATGCTCTGGGATGTGGAACATTATAAGGAAGAGGGCCTTTATTTTTATTTGGAAGCGACCCAGGAATTATTACCAAACGGCCGTGTCAACGTGATTAACCATGGTGAAATGATCATGCTCGGCGGGTATTCTTACCTGGGCCTGATTGGTCATCCTAAAATTAACGCGGCGGCCAAAGCGGCTGTTGACCACTACGGCACGGGAACCTACGGTGTGCGCCTGCTGTCCGGCTCACTTAAATTGCACAATGAGCTGGAAACCCGCATCGCCGAATTTAAGCAGGCCGACGCCGCCATCACCATGTCCAGCGGCTACGTCACCAACCTGGCCACCATTTCCAGCCTGCTGCGCAAAGGGGACACCGTTATCTGCGATAAGCTGAACCACGCCAGCATTGTGGATGGCTGTCTGCTCTCGATGGCCAAGTTCGTTCGTTTTCGCCACAACGACATGGAACACCTGGAACTGCGCTTACAACAGGCAGAAAAGAACGGCCGTCTCCTGGTGATTGCCGACGCCGTGTTCAGCATGGATGGCGACATCATCAACCTGCCGGAAGTCTCGCGCCTATGCAAAAAGTACGGCGCCTACCTGATGATTGACGAAGCCCATTCGGTGGGCGTGATTGGTGCAACCGGCCATGGCATTGAAGAGCATTTTGGGCTGCCGGCCGACACCATTGACATCAAGATGGGAACCCTCAGCAAAACCATCCCCAGCGCCGGTGGCTACGTGGCCGGCAACCATGATCTGATCAACTTCCTGAAGCACGAAGCGCGGGCCTTTATCTTCTCGGCAGCCGTGCCCCCGGCTTCGGCGGCGGCGGCCAAAACGGCCTTCGATGTCATTGAAGAAGAACCGTGGCGGGTGCAGAAAATTCAGAACAACTACCTGCGCTTTGCCGATAAGCTCAAAGAGGCGGGGTATAACTTGCTTTACACCGAAACGGCGATTGTGCCGGTTGTCTGTGGCGCGACCGAATCGGCGGCAAAACTGGCGCGATATTGCCGCGACAACGGCATTTTTGTGCAGGCGATTGTGGCCCCGGTTGTGCCGGAAGGTCTGGCGCGGCTGCGGGCGTGCATTTCCGCCGCCCACACACTGGAAGACATTGATTACTGCGCCGATGTGATTATCGAAGGTGGTAAGAAGTTGGGGATTATTTAA
- a CDS encoding polyprenyl synthetase family protein, with protein sequence MVSKLLQQGLIAVEDKLEAVVASDIQLLEDASLHIVTSGGKRVRPRVVLLAYLAAGGQDIESVVAMAAAVEMVHTATLVHDDINDHSLTRRGKVTVHARWGRTFALLTGDYLFAKVYELMAPYGAWPNVVIAHACTRLVEGETLQAAAAKSGSMDRETYKQIISLKTASLFEASAQLGAWLAGAEEEVIEALGTYAYNLGLTFQIVDDILDIVGDPEAMGKPVGLDLTQGRGVLSVAQNGGQQEKDGLTAVAELEEPDPIQEMMAGLRASGAVEVARMQAEETAARAHRALDKVPPSPARDEMAALIDSVLNRDH encoded by the coding sequence ATGGTAAGTAAATTATTACAGCAAGGGCTGATAGCCGTAGAGGACAAGTTAGAAGCTGTTGTCGCCAGCGACATCCAACTGCTGGAAGACGCCAGTTTGCACATTGTCACGTCTGGTGGCAAGCGGGTACGGCCGCGTGTTGTGCTGCTGGCGTATCTGGCAGCCGGTGGGCAAGACATAGAGTCTGTGGTGGCGATGGCTGCGGCCGTGGAGATGGTTCATACGGCGACTCTGGTTCACGATGATATCAATGATCACAGCCTGACTCGTCGGGGCAAAGTGACGGTCCATGCGCGATGGGGGCGGACGTTTGCGCTGTTAACCGGCGATTACCTTTTTGCCAAAGTGTATGAGTTGATGGCTCCATATGGCGCGTGGCCTAACGTGGTGATTGCTCATGCTTGTACCCGGTTGGTAGAAGGAGAGACGCTGCAAGCGGCGGCAGCTAAATCTGGCTCCATGGACCGGGAGACGTATAAGCAGATCATCAGCCTGAAGACGGCCAGCCTGTTCGAAGCGTCAGCGCAGTTGGGCGCCTGGTTGGCTGGCGCTGAGGAAGAGGTCATCGAAGCGCTGGGAACATACGCCTATAATCTGGGGCTGACTTTCCAGATTGTGGATGATATTCTGGACATTGTTGGCGACCCGGAGGCGATGGGAAAACCGGTGGGTCTGGACCTGACGCAAGGGCGTGGCGTGCTGTCTGTGGCGCAAAATGGCGGGCAGCAGGAGAAGGATGGGCTGACGGCCGTTGCTGAACTAGAAGAACCAGACCCCATCCAGGAGATGATGGCCGGGCTGCGCGCCTCTGGGGCAGTGGAAGTTGCCCGGATGCAGGCCGAAGAAACGGCCGCTCGCGCCCACCGGGCGTTGGACAAAGTGCCACCCTCGCCCGCCCGCGATGAGATGGCTGCTTTGATTGACTCGGTGTTAAACCGCGATCATTAA
- the xpt gene encoding xanthine phosphoribosyltransferase: MNALHERILKEGQNLGRGILKIDSFLNHQLDAELMETIGQEIADRFRHTHPTRILTAEVSGIIPAVMTGKALGNLPIVYARKHKPITMQEPVFVDSAPSHTKGGEVLLMVSPEFLRAEDRILIVDDFLATGRTIDALGRIVQSSGATLVGIAAVVEKTFEGGRKALAHWNVPIEAAATIVSMDDGRIVLGIDH, translated from the coding sequence ATGAACGCTTTACACGAACGCATTCTTAAAGAAGGGCAAAACCTGGGGCGGGGAATTCTGAAAATTGACAGTTTCCTCAACCACCAATTAGACGCCGAACTGATGGAAACCATCGGCCAGGAGATCGCCGACCGTTTCCGCCACACCCATCCCACCCGCATCCTGACGGCCGAAGTCAGCGGCATCATCCCGGCGGTAATGACCGGGAAAGCGCTGGGCAACCTGCCCATTGTCTACGCCCGCAAGCACAAACCCATCACCATGCAGGAGCCGGTTTTTGTGGATTCGGCTCCCAGCCACACCAAAGGGGGCGAAGTGCTGCTGATGGTCTCGCCAGAATTTTTGCGCGCTGAAGATCGCATTCTCATCGTGGATGATTTCCTGGCTACCGGGCGCACCATAGATGCGCTGGGGCGCATTGTGCAAAGCAGCGGGGCCACGCTGGTGGGCATTGCTGCTGTCGTCGAAAAGACGTTTGAAGGCGGGCGCAAAGCTCTGGCCCATTGGAACGTACCCATCGAAGCCGCCGCCACCATCGTCAGTATGGATGATGGGCGGATTGTATTGGGGATTGACCATTGA
- the guaA gene encoding glutamine-hydrolyzing GMP synthase: protein MTYRQHDTIVVLDYGSQYSQLIARRVREANVFCALFSWSTPAETILALNPKGFILSGGPNSVYDSGAPTLPDYVLQSGRPVLGICYGMQLLAHRLNGRVAASARREYGPATLQLNAPDNPLFRDWRLDVDGWLASPDVNTADQHLQQVWMSHGDKVEALPPGFQAIAHTANSPYAAAFDAARNVYAVQFHPEVVHTPQGRLLLSNFVHHVCGCAGDWTPANFIEEQVAVIREQVGNGRVVLGLSGGVDSAVAAALIHKAIGEQLVCIFVDHGLLRQGEAAQVVETFQREQGMMLVAVNAIEEYLEALTGVTDPEQKRRIIGEKFVRIFEREANKLGQIDFLAQGTIYPDVIESAGKDKKDAHVIKTHHNVGGLPEDMDFELVEPLRLLFKDEVRQIGAALGLPDSLIWRQPFPGPGLAIRCLGEITWERLERLRLADDIFVAELRQANMLRQDTQQSFAVLLPVKSVGVMGDGRTYQEVIALRAVTTEDFMTADWARLPYDFLAHVSRRIVNEVNGVNRVVLDITSKPPGTIEWE, encoded by the coding sequence ATGACCTACCGACAACATGATACGATTGTCGTTTTGGATTATGGTTCGCAGTATTCGCAGCTAATCGCGCGGCGGGTGCGCGAGGCCAATGTGTTCTGTGCGCTTTTCTCCTGGTCCACGCCGGCCGAAACCATTCTGGCGCTGAATCCAAAGGGCTTTATCCTCAGCGGCGGGCCAAACAGTGTGTATGATTCCGGTGCGCCAACCCTGCCGGATTATGTGCTGCAAAGCGGCCGGCCGGTACTGGGCATTTGCTACGGGATGCAGTTGTTGGCCCATCGGCTGAACGGCCGTGTCGCCGCCAGCGCCAGACGCGAATATGGCCCAGCCACGCTGCAACTCAACGCGCCAGACAACCCGCTGTTCCGCGATTGGCGCCTGGACGTTGACGGTTGGCTGGCGTCGCCAGACGTAAACACCGCCGACCAACACCTCCAGCAGGTGTGGATGAGCCATGGCGACAAGGTGGAAGCGCTGCCGCCGGGCTTTCAGGCCATCGCCCACACCGCCAATTCTCCTTACGCCGCTGCATTCGACGCAGCGCGCAATGTGTACGCGGTGCAGTTCCACCCAGAGGTCGTCCACACCCCCCAGGGACGATTGCTCCTGAGCAATTTTGTCCACCACGTCTGCGGCTGCGCCGGGGATTGGACCCCGGCCAATTTTATTGAAGAACAGGTGGCGGTGATTCGGGAACAGGTGGGCAACGGCCGTGTCGTGCTTGGCCTCAGCGGCGGCGTAGATTCGGCCGTGGCTGCCGCCCTCATCCACAAAGCCATCGGCGAGCAGTTGGTCTGCATTTTTGTGGATCATGGGCTGCTGCGCCAGGGCGAAGCAGCGCAGGTGGTGGAAACCTTCCAACGCGAGCAGGGCATGATGTTGGTCGCCGTCAACGCCATCGAAGAATACCTGGAAGCGCTGACCGGGGTCACAGACCCGGAACAAAAACGGCGCATCATCGGCGAAAAGTTTGTGCGCATTTTTGAGCGCGAGGCCAACAAGCTGGGACAAATTGATTTTCTGGCCCAGGGAACCATTTACCCGGACGTGATTGAAAGCGCCGGCAAAGACAAAAAAGACGCCCACGTCATCAAAACCCACCACAATGTCGGCGGGCTGCCAGAAGATATGGACTTTGAGTTGGTGGAGCCGCTGCGCTTGCTCTTTAAAGACGAAGTGCGGCAAATCGGTGCGGCGCTGGGCCTGCCAGACAGTCTCATCTGGCGGCAGCCATTCCCCGGGCCAGGATTGGCGATTCGCTGCCTGGGCGAAATTACCTGGGAACGGCTGGAGCGGCTGCGCCTGGCCGACGACATTTTTGTGGCCGAGCTGCGGCAAGCCAACATGCTGCGGCAGGATACGCAGCAGTCGTTTGCCGTGCTGCTGCCGGTGAAGAGCGTGGGGGTGATGGGTGACGGCCGTACCTACCAGGAGGTCATCGCCCTACGCGCCGTCACCACCGAAGATTTCATGACGGCCGACTGGGCGCGTCTGCCATATGATTTTCTGGCCCACGTCAGCCGCCGCATCGTCAACGAGGTGAACGGCGTCAACCGCGTGGTCCTAGACATCACTTCCAAACCGCCGGGAACCATCGAATGGGAATAG
- a CDS encoding hydantoinase/oxoprolinase family protein — protein sequence MRLGVDTGGTFTDFVWLAGNGRWRINKQLSTPDDPSAAVLAGVVALGVGQGTAVIHGSTVATNALLERRGARTALITTAGFSDVLAIGRQHRPDLYALVPQKPAPLVPAAWRFGVRERVTAQGDVLLPLDEESVTAVLETIAANNIEAVAVCLLFSFLHPDHEQQIKQRLSALPNAIHVSLSSEILPEYREYERTATTVINAYVAPLMGRYLNRLAAKLAPRHLSVMQSSGGIISAAAAGEQAARTALSGPAGGVVGARFVGDQAGFNHIITFDMGGTSTDVALCPGRLPTTSEGEIADMPLRLPIIDIHTVGAGGGSLAAIDAGGALHVGPQSAGAEPGPVCYGRATSGVRDHLHERVTVTDANLVLGRLDAVHFLGGVMRLDEAVARAALRALAQVMGAASPEEAAWGVIQVANANMERAIRRISVERGHDPRRFTLVAFGGAGPLHACDLAENLQIPRVLIANAPGVLSALGMLAAAPTRDYSQTVMARPGDWGVGVGEWLAAQFAPLAERALAEMMAEGFDKPTPVGPTAVTLQRSLDMRYVGQSHELTVVWPEAAADPAALFHAVHEARYGYRQAGAAVEIVTIRLTAVAAISPPQLPTTPPGDPDPTAAHWGKDGLVRWPTTANSLYDQDKLRSGPNSAVRPLSSNTTPPQ from the coding sequence ATGCGATTAGGCGTTGACACAGGCGGGACGTTTACCGATTTTGTATGGCTGGCTGGCAACGGCCGTTGGCGCATCAACAAGCAGCTCAGCACACCAGACGATCCGTCGGCGGCTGTTTTGGCCGGGGTGGTGGCTCTGGGCGTGGGCCAGGGAACGGCCGTCATCCACGGCAGCACCGTCGCCACCAACGCCCTACTGGAACGGCGCGGCGCGCGAACGGCGCTCATCACCACCGCCGGGTTTAGCGATGTGTTGGCGATTGGGCGGCAGCATCGGCCCGACCTGTACGCGCTGGTCCCGCAAAAGCCAGCGCCGCTGGTCCCGGCGGCGTGGCGCTTCGGCGTCCGCGAACGGGTGACAGCCCAGGGCGATGTGCTGCTGCCGCTGGACGAAGAGAGTGTAACGGCCGTGTTGGAAACCATCGCCGCCAACAACATCGAGGCAGTGGCCGTCTGCCTGCTCTTCTCCTTTCTGCACCCCGACCACGAACAGCAAATCAAACAACGCCTCAGCGCCCTGCCCAACGCCATCCACGTCTCCCTTTCCTCGGAGATATTGCCCGAATACCGTGAATATGAGCGCACAGCCACCACCGTCATCAACGCCTACGTCGCCCCACTGATGGGGCGCTATCTCAACCGACTGGCGGCAAAATTAGCCCCCCGCCATCTGTCGGTGATGCAAAGCAGCGGCGGCATCATCAGCGCGGCTGCGGCCGGGGAGCAGGCGGCCAGGACAGCGCTGTCCGGCCCGGCCGGCGGTGTGGTTGGGGCGCGTTTTGTCGGCGATCAGGCCGGTTTTAACCACATTATCACCTTCGACATGGGCGGGACCAGCACCGACGTGGCGCTGTGCCCCGGTCGGCTGCCTACCACGTCCGAGGGTGAAATCGCCGACATGCCCCTGCGCCTGCCAATCATAGACATCCACACCGTGGGAGCTGGCGGGGGCAGCCTGGCGGCCATAGACGCCGGTGGCGCGCTGCACGTGGGGCCACAAAGCGCCGGGGCCGAGCCAGGACCGGTGTGTTATGGGCGAGCCACCAGCGGGGTACGGGACCATTTGCACGAGCGCGTCACCGTCACCGACGCCAATCTGGTATTGGGGCGTTTGGACGCGGTCCATTTCCTGGGCGGGGTGATGCGGTTGGATGAAGCGGTGGCGCGAGCGGCGCTGCGCGCATTGGCCCAGGTGATGGGAGCCGCTTCACCAGAGGAGGCGGCCTGGGGCGTGATTCAGGTAGCCAACGCCAACATGGAGCGGGCGATTCGCCGCATATCAGTAGAGCGCGGGCATGATCCGCGCCGCTTTACGCTGGTGGCTTTTGGCGGCGCGGGACCACTTCACGCCTGTGATTTGGCCGAGAATCTCCAGATTCCGCGCGTCCTCATTGCCAACGCGCCGGGGGTACTGTCGGCGCTGGGGATGTTGGCGGCCGCGCCCACACGTGATTATTCACAAACTGTGATGGCCCGGCCTGGGGATTGGGGGGTGGGGGTTGGCGAATGGTTGGCGGCGCAGTTTGCGCCTCTGGCGGAACGGGCGCTGGCAGAGATGATGGCGGAGGGATTCGACAAGCCAACCCCCGTTGGCCCAACGGCCGTCACCCTTCAGCGCAGCCTGGATATGCGCTATGTGGGGCAGTCCCACGAGCTGACAGTGGTCTGGCCGGAGGCAGCGGCCGACCCGGCGGCATTGTTTCATGCGGTCCACGAGGCGCGGTATGGCTATCGGCAGGCGGGCGCAGCGGTGGAGATTGTGACCATACGGTTAACGGCCGTTGCCGCCATCAGCCCACCCCAACTACCCACCACCCCACCGGGCGACCCCGACCCCACGGCTGCTCACTGGGGCAAAGATGGTTTGGTTCGGTGGCCAACCACAGCCAACAGCCTGTATGATCAGGACAAGCTACGCTCCGGTCCCAATTCCGCGGTCCGGCCATTGTCTTCCAATACGACACCACCGCAGTGA